The following are from one region of the Vitis riparia cultivar Riparia Gloire de Montpellier isolate 1030 chromosome 14, EGFV_Vit.rip_1.0, whole genome shotgun sequence genome:
- the LOC117929553 gene encoding 50S ribosomal protein L18 — MVIPPPVKPPRIMKFLKPYVLKMHFTNKFVNAQVIHSPTATVASAASSQEKTLRSTMESTRDVAAAAMIGKILGERLLLQDIPAVTVFLKRDQKYHGKVKAVIDSLREVGIKLL; from the coding sequence ATGGTTATTCCTCCACCCGTCAAGCCACCAAGAATTATGAAGTTTCTCAAGCCATATGTCTTGAAGATGCACTTCACGAACAAGTTTGTAAATGCCCAAGTGATCCACTCACCAACTGCCACAGTTGCCTCAGCTGCAAGCTCACAGGAGAAGACCCTGAGGTCGACCATGGAAAGTACTCGGGATGTGGCAGCAGCTGCAATGATTGGGAAGATACTGGGGGAGCGCCTACTGCTGCAAGACATCCCTGCTGTTACCGTTTTCTTGAAGAGAGATCAGAAATACCATGGTAAAGTGAAGGCCGTAATCGATTCCTTAAGAGAGGTAGGTATCAAACTACTTTGA